A region from the Schistocerca serialis cubense isolate TAMUIC-IGC-003099 chromosome 1, iqSchSeri2.2, whole genome shotgun sequence genome encodes:
- the LOC126466866 gene encoding uncharacterized protein LOC126466866 yields MIPNHKSSSEEEILLLLEGDLSDLDLDMSDVEEEIENARQQDPTTLDIQFLQGMDLDMVEILDPQANDEDDVPLASRLLAEPNLAPSHSAQKIQCDTHQDLWWRMKDSEEVDTSCNAIFSDPPGDERTPLQYFRTVCSDDIIQNLVEQSNLYCTQKTGASLDTNVREIEKYIGINILAGVVKIPSYRTYWAEATRFSPIADSTPRNRFDNPRNYLHVNDNTKMKQREDPDYDKLFKVRPFVDKIKQCFSIIEPEEYHSVDELIIPFNGHSSLKHCVKSKPHKWGIKVFACAGSSGIVYNCGRTAKIYKF; encoded by the coding sequence ATGATTCCCAATCATAAATCATcatcagaagaagaaatattgctGCTTCTCGAAGGTGATTTATCTGATTTGGACCTTGATATGTCTGATGTGGAGGAAGAGATTGAAAATGCTCGGCAGCAGGACCCTACTACACTGGATATACAGTTTCTTCAAGGAATGGACCTTGATATGGTTGAAATTCTGGACCCTCAAgccaatgatgaagatgatgttccCTTAGCTTCAAGATTACTTGCTGAGCCAAACCTTGCACCAAGTCATTCAGCTCAGAAAATTCAGTGTGATACACACCAGGATCTTTGGTGGAGAATGAAGGACAGTGAAGAAGTGGACACATCATGTAATGCAATTTTTTCTGACCCTCCAGGAGATGAACGGACACCTTTGCAGTATTTCAGAACAGTGTGCAGTGATGACATTATCCAGAACCTAGTCGAGCAATCTAATCTATACTGCACACAGAAAACAGGTGCTTCTTTAGATACAAATGTTCGTGAAATAGAAAAGTATATAGGCATAAACATCCTAGCAGGTGTTGTGAAAATACCTAGTTACAGAACGTACTGGGCAGAGGCTACAAGATTTTCTCCAATAGCTGACTCAACGCCTAGAAATAGGTTTGATAACCcaagaaattatttacatgtgaatgACAACACTAAAATGAAACAAAGAGAGGACCCTGATTATGACAAGCTGTTCAAGGTGAGACCATTTgttgacaaaatcaaacaatgttTTTCAATTATTGAACCTGAGGAATATCATTCAGTGGATGAATTAATCATTCCATTCAACGGTCATTCATCCCTGAAACACTGTGTAAAAAGCAAACCACACAAGTGGGGTATAAAAGTTTTTGCCTGTGCTGGTTCTAGTGGAATTGTGTACAATTGTGGAAGGACTGCCAAAATATACAAATTTTAA